The Arachis ipaensis cultivar K30076 chromosome B10, Araip1.1, whole genome shotgun sequence DNA window gtgatattttttttatattcaatagattgtttttcttgtttatctTGAAAATTGAAATGAAGTTGTTTTCTCTGTTAATATGTGCTGCAATTTGTAGTTTCTCAGGGGTATTTTTGTTATAGTAAGTTGATCTAAACATGAATTTGTGCTTGGTTGAATGTCATAATAGATATTGCTTTCTCAAATTTTGCAGGTACAATTAGAAGCTTAGTTTGGTTAGAGGTATAGCTTGATGGCACAGTTTCAAATAAAATCTTAATCTTTATCATCTGTCACTGCTGCTTCTAAATCAGTTTCAGGTCAACCATCTCAACAATCCATCAAGTTAACTTTTGTAGGATAATTTGCTGGCACAAACTGTCATAATACACTAATTTAAATGTAatttttttctctctagaattaaaaAAGATGTAATGTTACTCCTTGAAATATAAGAGCATTTCTATGTGATTTTAAGAGAATACCATGTCTATGAACATTATATATTCTGCAGTGATCATCATGTGAACAGAAATTTTCACAAGGTTCATCACTTGTGGTTACTCAATAGCACTTGCTGCACATAAGATCAAAGGTGTCTTAacttttaaatagaaaaaaaaaattgaaaaaatctaGTTATCAACatagttaattaatattttttttaaatatcaattGAAAATAATTATGACCAATCTCAATCTTTATTTAAATATTCCATTTCTATTCTAATACTAAAATTCCTATTTTCATGGCTTGATCTTGTTGGAAAGTTTCATTAACGGTCACTTTTGGAAACTCTTACTTTTACCAAATGTTGTAGCATATATACATTATTCCTTTTTGATGATATAGCAAAGAAATGCATGGCGTGTCTCGTAGAGTGCAACAATTTTTGGTCCCAAAacctcacataaaggaatctttgTATTACACAGACCTCTTAAACCATTGCAAAACCACCAATTGCATAAAACAGATGCATGCCCAGATTGTTGTTAATGGTCACTAATATCAATTTCATACTGGAATCAAGTCATTTGATGAATTGTCACAATGTTTCGTAAATATTATAAAACTAAATAAGTGAACATGAATAATATTTAGTGAAGATTGATCCTCTCGAACTCTTTTATTCATAACTTGATAAAACAATTTGTAAACTGATAAAACAAAGTGTATTGTTTCTTTTGACTAATTACTGAGATAGAAGCTATCCTAAGGGAACTGGAAATTAATAATCCATTAAAGTGTTAAACCAATAAGGGGCTAAATAGGCATCTTGATCttgaaaaccaaaaattttaacattttgGTTGTCTTTGGATCGGTGATATCTTATATAAGCTAATTTGTAAACTCTTAAGGAAAAAATCAAATAACATTGTTGCATAAGATCCAAATATTGTTAAACAACTTGATGAAATAGGCAAAAAAACTAGTATCAAATAACATAAATTACAACAAGGTTAAGTAAAAACAAGGTTGAGTACAAATTAGTTTGCAATCAGCCCCAGCGCAAAGATCCTATTTCCTCTTTCAGAATGAATTGTGGAAGCTATGTTGTTCCTGCCTTTCCTTTAGAGCAACATTAAGTTTATCCTTTGAAGAATCACTCTGTTGTGAAGAGACAGATTTCGTAGCAGTTAATGATTGTTTCTATCCCAAGTCAGTGGATACAGAAGGAAAACTAGCAGACGCTTCCCCCACTGATTGTGAGTTATTCAAAAGATTTCCTACTCTTTGTTCAATGTCTGTAGACATTCTAATTTACAGAACACTTAAAAAAGTTAAGTACATTTCTAAATCCTTCCACACAAAACAGAAATCAGACATTGAAAAAGGGAAGATATACTCTATTTCCTTCTGTGTTGATCCATGACGCTCGTCAAGATCTGCACGGTAATCAGGCAAAGGAACTTTGCTTACAACTAGAGTTTTCCCTTTATTATAAGCATGGCTTTCTTTTCCCAAGCATCTTCATCTTCCCTATCTTGTCCCACCACTCATTCTCATCAAGCACCTCCTTCTTCTGCACCCcaccaaaattaaaaataaaatcaatattATCAATAAATATTTGAAGTATCTATATCCTAAGTTCCTAACCAAACCAATATAGCACTAACTATTCAACTTGGGAGTGATTATTATCAAACACATCATAcacagaaaaaaagagcttttccCAGCTAGATTGCATTGACTACATGTATAAGACTACGCCATTATATCATCTTATCAGTCATATCCATTTCAAACCATTTAAACCCTACTATACAACAATCACAGCGTtaataataaaactaatttaaatatCTCTCTACTATCTATACTAAAGCAATATTGAGTTAACAGAAAGTGAGATACATTACATACCTCCTTCAACCTCTTTCTTTTCAGCCTACAGTCAACCAACTTAATcaataaaagagaagaaaaatctcAACTTTAATTCAGTAAAGCTCCCCAATTGTGAAATTTCCAAGAATAGTGAACCTCACTTACCACATAAGAATCTCCATTTTCCAaacatcaaataaaaatatataaaaaatgaaacattattaaaaaaatttgaaaaacagggtAAGTACTTGTTTGCGTTCCTAGACCTAGCAGCAGACTCACGATTCTTGATCATGCGTCTCTGCTTCTGAAGGCTGGCCTTGTCCACTGGTTCCTCCACCGCCCTTCTCTTCTCCTTTGCCACCGCAACTGCCCCTTCTCCTTCACCACTACCGCCTCCTGATGATAACGAGGGTGCTGAGACTCCACTTGCCACCGCAGCATGAATCCCATTGGCAAAAGGCTCAGCCGCGGAGGAGGATGAGCCTTCAACGGCGGACACCTGCGGAAACTGATGAGGAACaggatgatgattatgaagaggaGCAACAGCGGTGATGTCGTCATCAGTGACGGCAGCGCTTTTTGAGAGCAAAGCCTCAAGGGTAGGGGAAGAAGCGGAGGGTCATCGCGAAGAGGAAGAAGGTAGCAAGCAGTTGAAATGAGGGTTTAGTTCTGAAATTTTATATGGGgcaattttaaaatatcaaaaaatttgtatctcttattgtaattcataataaattataaataaattaaatataaaccaTTAGATTGTTTATCAATCTAATCCAATGGTTTAAATTGTATGGTGCATTAGATCAGCTCAAAAGACCTGAGCTGATTTTAGACAGACCCGCGATACTCTATCTAAAAATAAGTTTTAATTATACTCAAAATAGCAAATTAAATGATGTAAACACTTAAcctaaataccaaaaaaattaccAAAAATATAAGActaatctttttcaatcaaaagaGTGACTAATGACTTGGTATAATAAAACAAATGTCGAgacacaacaataataaaaaaaaaacttacaaaTTACTTTCCAATTCTTACTTATAAAAAATACCATACATTAATTTACGCATAACCATCTATTTGTACTAGTCTTATAGTGGTATATGTAACACTCTTATTAACAGAATGTCATACTTTCGACTGCGTCATTCTGATAGCGAAGAATATTCCGACGACtctcatatatttaataataagataAGAGCCTTTAAATTAAAACCGTATAAACTTTTCTTCGAAAAACTAAAATACTTTTTCTCAATAATGTACATACATGCATACATACATACAAATCAATCACAACACttcatacatatatttatatatataataataagagTCCTTTATATAAATAACCCACAAACATTACATATCACGATtcttatccctcttacaaaatataGGAATAAAAGTGAGGAAAGACTAGCTATAATATATACAACAATATACAACACAACCATAAGCGCAAAAGAAACTCCTTAAACTCTTTGTTCGTCCTGAAAAGGGGAAAATCTATAAGGGGTGAGAACATTATCCTTGTAGGTTCTCAGCAGAGGTTTTAAAAATtgttataagaagatatttaaaagaaaattgttttcaaatgCATTGATTATCGCtcatcttatgaatcttttcaaaaatcgATGGTTAATTATCTGAAAATCCAAATtcctattttaaatttataaaagtcAATCAAACACAATATCCAAAGGGTTTCACTACAAACCAAAGGACCATACTACCAAACTTTCCACTTATTCATCCAATCACGGCCTCCGACCCAACACTGAAGGTTCTTGATGAcctagagaaggggggttgaatctatggccttctttgaACTTGATTAATAAAGCCTCGAATTAAAACTTAAAACTTCGCTTCTGTTTTGTCTGCAGGATGGATTATgtaggagacaattttattttgtctcatgaatcgtGAAAAACAGAATCAGAATAAGGAAGAGAAAGATGACAcaatcatgtatcctggttcagttgcctagtgcaatgcaacctacatccaattTCTACCACAACGTTGgtgaaattttcactatctttccaagtattacatacaccaattcccaaGGATTTAACCTAATCCTATTAGGGATACACCAAGCTTCAACATAAACTTGTCTTGGCTATGTAACTACTTAGACTCAACACtctaagtgcttacccaacttaaCAAGAGATACCTCTCAGGTACATTatacaaaatagaaatacaaCAAAAAGAAATCTGAAGTCAATCTTAGCTTTTCTCTCCAAGTATCTCTCTTAGCCTTTTCTCTCAATGACTTTTTCTCAATGCCTCACTTTCATGCCTTTTACCACTAAATGAAACAAAGAAAGATATAACATTGAAATATAATATTCAATAATAAAACATGAGATACAATATTGAAACAGAATATTCAAtaataaaacatgaaggagatgatgattcaCAGCCTTGACGCTATAAGATGATCCGGATTTAGCATTATCTGATGAAGCTCTTCATCTTGGCAGAATGTTTCTTTGATATAGAAACATTGTCCAATACATTGAACTCTTACAAGAAAGCTCTCAATGAGACTTAGATTCTGGTTCTCTCTCATTGTCTTCAAACTGAATTGAATTTTCTTTTTGTATTGAGCTTTGTTTCAACACCTAAGTCTTACTTCACAAAGTCAGCTTCTTGAATCTAGAGCTAGCTGagatctttcttcttctttcttccattAGCCCTAAAAATCAGGAATTCTTTAATCAGAGACGAGTAACGTAGCTTCCTTAAAAATAGATCCTCAATAGATTTGATAAATCCAAGTCCTTAATCTTGTGCTTTGACTTCAAGAAATAATATTACCCATTGATTTATAGTAGAGAAAAGTTGCCTCCATTTTTTCCATATTTCCCGAAATAGTGGTACAGAGGAAAGGAAAAAATAGCAAGTAATGGAAATAAATTACCTTTTCTCTTCTGATTGTGCTTAACTTGCTTTTATTGATCATGATTAAACATTAGCTTTCAAGATTGGTCTTTTTTGTGCCTAATAAAAAGCAAatcacctttttttttatttgatgttTGGTGAAAAAGTGAGCTCTTCTCTTGCTTATGAACATTACCTGAAGCAGCTTAGCAACACTTGATGAGAGTTGCTTTCCTTTCTTTTGAATGGCATTGGGATGGATTCTATTTCCTTTAGCAGCCTTTAGATCACTTGGTTTTATTTGTCTGGGCTGCATCATAACAATTTGCGCCTGCACCACTAAACAACTTCATCAAGCCCCTTGTGTTATTAACCAATTTCaacatgtttgtcatcatcaattatttgttattatttacTAAACTTAAttatctcccccttgatgacaaacgtAGTTTCTTAGGTGACAGTCAAAGGAATTAACATAGACAAATTTCAGTAATTTTCCTTTGATGATACCATGTATTCTGATGTGCTCTCCCTTTCTTTCATAAAGATTGCTCCCCCTTAAAGTCAGCTTTTCTACAATTTTCTATTTACACAAATAGAAAACACATATATACAAAACAAGCAAATGTTGCCAAGATAAGATTGTAAGCAATAATTCAGCAGCACAAACAAAAGTGAATTAACAAACATTATCTTGCACAGCACAAAACCTATTTAAACAGCACCAGAACAGCCATTTAAACGGCAATAAATACTACTCTCTCATTCCAAAGTTCACATAAACACaactaaaacaaaagaaaatccaaattaTACAGTCATCTAGAGAATAAGAAAAATAGTAACTAAAACTAAATTGTTTCAGAAAGCAAAGTGCAATAAAATAAGAGTTCTTCAGCTTGAGTCATTTCTAGGCATCCGAGCCATCATCTTCTGTGTCCAAAGGTTCTTCTTTATCAGCGACCATGGTATCATCTTCATGAATGTTGTTtatattggtgcacgaattgtaaatcacacttttgacaactcgtaccactaaccagcaagtgcactgggtcgtccaagtaataccttacgtgagtaagggtcgatcccacggagattgtcggcttgaagcgagctatggttattttgtaattcttagtcaggaaatcaatgataagagtgattatatttatgaagagtaaaaatcataaattaaatagtacttgttatgcagtaatggaaagtagattgaggttttggagatgctctgtcttctgaatctcggCTTTcctcctgtcttcttcttcacgcacgcaggtctccttccatggcaagttgtatgttggtggatcaccgttatcaatggctaccatctgtcctctcagtgaaaatggtccaaatgcgctgtcaccgcacggctaatcatctgtcggttctcactcatgatggaataggatccattgatccttttgcgtctgtcactacgcccagcacttgtgagtttgaagctcgtcacagtcattccatcccagatcctactcgaaataccacagacaaggtttagactttccagatttcaagaatggctgccaaaaatcctagcctataccacgaagactctgatcatgaaccaagaggctaagagatacacacccaatctaaggtagaacggaagtggttgtcaggcacgcgttcataggttgagaatgatgatgagtgtcatggatcatcacattcatcacggttaagtacaagtgagtatcttagaatagaaacaagcgtgatagaatagaaaacagaagtaattgcattaattcatcgagacacagcaaagctcctcacccccaaccatggggtttaaagactcatgccgtcagaaatacaatatgaaatgtgtaaaatatcatgagatacaaaataaatctctaaaagttgtttaaatactaaactagtaacctaggtttacaaaaaatgagtaaactatgatagatagtgcagaaatccacttccggaacccacttggtgtgtgctggggctgagacttgagctttacacgtgcctaggctgtttctggagttaaacgtcaggttgtagcctgttttgggcgtttaactccaacttgtaacctgtttctagcgtttaacgccagaataggacagagaactggcgttgaatgctagtttgcgtcatctaaactcggacaaagtatggactattatatattgatagaaagccctggatgtctactttccaatgcatttgagagcgtgccatttggacttctgtagctccaaaaaatatatttcgagtgtagggaggtcagaatctaacagcatctacagtcctttttcagcctttgaatcagattttgctcaggtccctcaatttcagccagaaattacctgaaatcacagaaaaatacacaaactcatagtaatgtccagaaatatgatttttatttaaaaactaataaaaatatactaaaaactatgtaaaaacgctgccaaaaagcatataaattatccgctcatcacaacaccaaatttaaattattgcttgtccccaagcaactgaaaatcaaataggataaaaagaagagaatatactataaattccaaaatatcaatgaaactaagctccaatcagatgagcaggactagtagctttttgcctattgaatagttttggcacctcactttatccattgaggttcagaatgattggcatctataggaactcagaattcagatagtgttattgattctcctagttcagtatgttgattcttgaacacaactactttataagtcttggccgtggccctaagcactttgttttccaatattaccaccggatacatacatgccacagacacataattgggtgaaccttttcagattgtgactcagctttgctaaagtccccaattagaggtgtccagggttcttaagcacactcttcttttgctttggaccttgactttaaccgctcagtctcaagttttcacttgacaccttcacgccacaagcacatggttagggacagcttggtttagccgcttaggccagattttattcctttaggccctcctatccactgatgttcaaagccttggatcctttttattacccttgccttttggttttaagggctattggctttttttgcttgctttctctttttctttctttttttttcgcaagcttttgtattcactgctttttcttgcttcaagaatcatttttatgatttttcagattatcaaataacatgtctccttttcatcattctttcaagagccaacatatttaacattcataaacaacaatatcaaaagacatatgcactgttcaagcattcattcagaaaataaaaagtattgtcaccacatcaaaataattaaactaatttcaaggatgaatttgaaaccatgtacttcttgtccttttgtaattaaaacatttttcatttaagaaagattatggattcataggatgttcataactttaaggcatagactctaatctttatttattatttaatggaaataatataaattaggcataaaagtagacacttagcaataaaagaaaagaaactaaagatataaagacaaatgactctaattttaatactcatatactcttaaaatagataaaaggtcatcacagagttaggactcaacaacctttgctttgggaggtagatgcctctttagtctgtggggtgcttggcccttcaagagatagcttctggcgcttcagttctttcagttcacgcccttgctcttcttgttcccaaagcagtttgcagagcatgctgttttgattttgctattCTTCCTTTAGTTGAtctatagcttcttgcaacttggtgatagatgcttctaggcgcccccagtattcaaattgaggaatttccgggaggaactcctgtgctctcctcttgatggggtcgtcctgcacttgtccttccattgactttttggtgattggttgctcaactgaaatatactcatctactccatttttactccagcatctttacataacagggagatcaagcttggataagccaatttggcatctttggagttcttgtttacaattttgtaaagctcacaggAAATCAGctaatgaacttccacttctttttccagcataatgcaatggatcatcactgctcttttgatggtgactttagagcggttgctagtgggcagtatagagtgcccaataaagtccagccagcctctggcgactggtttgagatctcctcttttgagttggtttgggacaccctttgtgttggttgtccatttggctccagggaggcatatgtcctctaggattttctccaagctctgatttggtttcatcattctcctattaaaggagtctggatcatcttgcagttgaggcatcttgaatatctcccttattttgtcagggtgggtgtgaacaatcttccctctgaccagagttcgatagtcatagaatgcggttccagctattccctgcctgtctgtttgccacagattagagtagaattcctgaaccatatttttTCCCaccttcgtttcaggattagctaggacttcccagctcctgtttcgaatttgctcttggatctccggatattcgtcttctttcagatcgaatttaacttccaggatcacttaccttagacccattattttgtagtaatggtctgaatgttctttggttaagaacttcccttgattccaaagtgattttggaatattctctttcttgcctcttgagttggtttgttttcccttaggagccatgatcttggtgggtattggcttagtgatcacggataaacacaccaaacttagaggttttcttgtcctcaagcaaaagaaaagaaaggagagggatagagggagagccaagttcgaattgtggaagagagggggaggccgaatgaggatttaaagggaaggggtgggttttcgaaaatcttttaaaaagatatgatagaaaatgtgatttggaaaagataagtaagataggaaaagatataatttaaaattgaaaagatatgaaagatatttgaaaaagatagatttgttttgaaaaagatttgagaagaggttgaagaagaattgagaaagatttaattttaggattaagatattttaaaaatttgtgaaaaaaaaagtttgaaaaaaaagGAAGTatggaacatgtttatgcaagaaaaatggttggagatatgaaattttgaaaaaaaaatcaagttgggaacaaaaacttcctcccctccataatcttggcgttaaacgcccaactactgcttgttttgggcgtttaacgcccatctgtagcctgttttgggcgtttaacacccagctgttgcttctggctggtgttaaacgccagaaatctttcgtcactgggcatttttttgaatgcccaggatgctggtatggcgttaaacgcccagaatggtgcccattctggcgtttaacgcccaaatatacctcttactggcgttttcttgccagtgagctctttctccttgttttgtattctgaatccttctgtagccctgtgaacttatgcaattgattctttaccttgaagattatttatattaaacttttataattaaaaataaacaaataaataaataaaaagctttgctaatggctgggttgcctcccagcaagtgcttctttatcgtcgttagctggactttgctgagcttttaatctagcctcagtcttgagcactcttgctcaacattgccttcaagataatgcttgattctctgtccattaacaatgaacttcttattagaatcaatgtcttgaagctccacatagccatatggtgacacacttgtaatcacatatggtcccctccactgggatttcagttttccggggaatagcctgagcctagagttaaacagcagaaccttctgtcctggttcaaagactctagatgatagctttctgtcatgccacctttttgctttctctttgtaaagcttggcattttcgaaagcaatgagtctgaatttctctagctcattcagctggagtaaCCTTTTTTCTCTGGCTaaattggcatcaaagtttaggaatctggttacccagtaggccttatgctccagttccacgggcagatgacaggccttaccatacacaagctggtatggaaaggtccttataggagtcttgaatgctgttctgtaagcccacagagcatcatccaagcttctcgcccaatcctttctacgggtacttacagtccattccaggattctttttagttctctattggagacttcagcttgcccatttgtctgtggatgatatggagttaccaccttgtggctaattccataccggaccatagcagagtaaagctgtttgttgcagaagtgagtgcccccatcactgattagtgctctagggacaccaaacctgctgaagatatgtttctggaggaacttcagcactgtcttagtatcattagcgGGTGTGGcgatggcctctacccatttggatacataattgactgccaccagaatataagtgtttgagtatgatggtgggaaaggccctataaagtcaataccccacacatcaaacaactcaatctccaagatttccTATTGAGGCATGGTGTaactatgaggcagattaccagctctctggcaactgtcacagttacgtacaaactatcgggaatctctatagagggtaggccggtagaagccacattggagaactttggtggctgttcgctcacctccgaaatgtcctccatattgtgacccatggcaatgccataagatcttctgtgcttcttctctaggcacacaactatggattattccgtctgcacatctcttaaagagatagggttcatcccacaagtagtactttgcatcagtaattaattttttcttttgttgcctgctgtactccttggatatgaatcttgcagctttatagtttgcaatgtcagcaaaccatggtgtttcctgaatggcaaacaaatgctcatccggaaaggtttcagagatctcaatagagggaaaggatgcaccttctactggttctatccgggacagatgatcagccacttggttttctgtcccttttctgtctcttatttctatatcaaactcttgtagaagcaacacccatcttatgagcttgggttttgaatcctgctttgtaagtatatatttaagagcagcatgttcagtgtacacaatcacttttgatcctactaagtatgatctaaacttgtcaatggcataaaccactgcaagcaattctttttctgtggttgtgtaatttttctgggcatcatttaaaacacggctagcataataaatgacatgcagaagcttgtcatgcctctaccccaatactgcaccaatggcatggtcgctggtatcacacattagttcgaatggtagtgtccagtctggtgcagaaataactggtgctgtgaccagcttagctttcagagtttcaaacacctacagacactctgtgtcaaacacaaatgacgtgtcagcagctagcaggttgctcaggggttttgcaatttttggaaattcttttataaacctcctatagaatcctgcatgccccagaaagcttctgatttccttaacattggcaggtggtggtaatttttcaattacctctatcttagcttgatccacctctattcccttgttcgaaatcttgtgcctaAGGaaaatcccttcagtcaccataaagtgacattttttccagtttaaaaccaggttagtctcttggcatcttttcagaaccagtgtcaggtgatcaagacaggagttgaataagtctccatatactgaaaagtcatccatgaagacttccaaaaatttttccaccatatcagagaaaatagagagcatgcatctctgaaaggttgcaggtgcattacacagcccaaatggcatccttctgtaggcaaatactccagatgggcatgtgaatgctgttttctcttgattctggggatctactgcaatttggttgtagcctgaatagccatccaaaaagcagtaataatcatgacctgctagtctttctagcatctggtctatgaatggtaaaggaaaatgatcctttctggtggctgtattgagccttctgtagtcaatacacatccgccaccctgtaactgttcttgtaggaaccagttcatttttttcattatgaaccactgtcatgcctccctttttggggacaacttggacagggctcacccaggggctatcagaaatatgataaataatcccatcctctagtaacttggtgacctctttctgcaccacttccttcatggctggatttagccgcctctgtggttgaaccactggcttagcatcatcctc harbors:
- the LOC107621072 gene encoding ABSCISIC ACID-INSENSITIVE 5-like protein 2 gives rise to the protein PSASSPTLEALLSKSAAVTDDDITAVAPLHNHHPVPHQFPQVSAVEGSSSSAAEPFANGIHAAVASGVSAPSLSSGGGSGEGEGAVAVAKEKRRAVEEPVDKASLQKQRRMIKNRESAARSRNANKLKRKRLKEKKEVLDENEWWDKIGKMKMLGKRKPCL